The Takifugu rubripes chromosome 16, fTakRub1.2, whole genome shotgun sequence genome contains the following window.
gttctcagaaggGACAAGCAGCTGCGCACCATAGAGGAGAACAGGATAAGGTGAGGCTTTATGGGCAGGAACCCACAAATATAATGGTTATCAAACTTTTCCACTGCTCAGTTTAAAGACTGCTTGTCACTGTCCTCAGGAGGATGAAGCATGAACTCCAGGAGCTGCGAAGGAGAGGCGCAAAGAGCTACACCCGCCAGTACGGCGAGCGGACGTGTGCCCGCTGCCAGAGGCCACTGGGAAAGTTCTGGAACTCGGGTGCCGTGTGCTTCGGATGCAGCCACAGGATCTGCAGCAGGTGCCGCGTGGGCGTGGGAACGGAGGACTGGAGGTGCACGGTCTGCCACGCCTGCAGGTTAACCTCATTCTTGACTTACTGTTGCTGAGCACGCCATGATGTCATGATGTCATGAGAACTTTGTTTTTGGTACATGACCGGATAGTTAAATGTCTTGGAGGATGTGAATGCCACAATAAACCTGCAAACAAGCTTTTCTGCTGCTACCACGGGGCTACAAATGTTACTACTAGTTTGTTCGTGGTCGAAAATGAAACAACTTTTTCAAATTTGAAGTCGGACTGTGATCTTCAACTGGTgcattttaaatgtgtaaaaagtACAACTTGCTGGGGAAAACGTGGAGAGACAGTAAAGGACAAAGCTTTTCCAAAGACTGAATAAACATTAAAGATGAGcggttgttttcatttgtttttcctttcagagAAGTGAAGTTCAGATCAGGAGACTGGTTCATAGAGATGAGGGCAAACAAATTTCCAGTCACCGCAGGTTTGTTTAAATGACTATATTTTTTAAAGGTTCAATGCAATATTGATGTTCTATTCTGAGCGATAAAATATGGAGGATCCCAGCAGAATTTACACAGTgaatccacgtgtgtgtgtgtgtgtgtgtgtgtatacgcgCGCGCGATGTAACATTTCTTGTCTTTTCCTCAGACAAATACGAGACCACTGGAGAGAAGCTGTTACAGGCGTACAGCATCCACAGGTGCTCTTCAGTGTTCTCTTATCCATTTTAAATGCTTCTGAAAAAAGCACACTGGAAAATCTTACTCTCCCCTCACTCATTTTTAGCAGCCACATATCAGTCATACCTCCTACTCCTCCACCTCACATGGATCAGCAGTTCCTGAGCAGACTGGGGGTAAGGCATGCACATGTTTCCAGTGTTACTGATGACATGGGGGTGTTGAACGTGAACCTGAGGGCCAAATGAACGTTCTGCTCCGCAGGATTTTAAAGACTCGAAGCCTTTCACCAAGTCTGTTGAGGATCTGATGGTGTCCTTCACAAGTCAAATTAAAAGTAAGTTTTGCTTTTGAGTGTGGAGTTATGCAACTTGGCGAGATTAGATGCTAGatttcaatcacacacacagatacacgcacacacaaaccgCAAAGGAAGCAGCGCCTCACCGTCCAAACTGCGTAAGCAGAAACTGCAGATGCAGGATGATGAAGACAGATTAGTCTTTTAAACTGAGCTCAGTCCTTCCGCTTTGTGCTTCCTCAAAACAGAGATTTCCACCTCACAAAACGACGTGAGAGGAGATCTGCTGAGTGTCAACAGCAACCGGAGACGGTCCCACTTTCAGTACAGCACACAGAAGAGCCTGTCTGACACCGAAATCAACAAATCCGGCCACgtgagtagcagtagtaacagacATGCCTGAATGAGGGTAACCTGGGAAATTAACCAGTCTGCTACTGATGGTCCAGCTCTACCATGGTCCCAGTTTACCAAACCTGTTCAAAAAAGACAGTGACCAGGAAGAGTCTTCCACTGGGGCAGAAGAAGAGACCTCCTTTGGTTCTGATTATTCAATAGGGAAGAGGGTAGGAAGATTAAAATACTACTAAAAATCTGCTCTGGTCTCGGAGTCTGGAGTCATTCTGCCTTTGCAAGTGTAAAACGGGGGCCTTCTGTCTGTGTTGGACCCCCCTCagggcagcaacagcagcaacagcacagACTGCGGTGTGTTTGAGAGCGTCAGTGTGACGGGAGAGCTGGAACTTTCCCTCAGCTACAACGCCAAGAATTCCTGTCTGGAGGTCACGGTGGGCGCCGGCAGAAATCTCAGCTATGGAGAccccaagaagaagaagtgtCACCCGTGAGCTTAGTGTCCTCTACAGCACGCCTTCGTCTCCGTGCAACAGCAACCTCAGCATCTTGCACGTCTCTTCTCAGATACGTCAAACTGTGCGTGCttccagagaagagcagcaaacTGAAGACGGCCGTAAAGAAAAACACCACAGATCCCATTTTCAATGAGGTTTTAAAGGTAAATGTAATTATTTGGATTGTTAACTCTTTGTGTTCTGTAGTTTCATTTGTCTGTTTCGCAGTATCGCATAGAGCGCCACCTGCTGCTTGGGAAACGACTCCAGGCCTCCGTGTGGCATTCAAGGACCCTGAAACGGAAATCCTTCCTCGGTGAGGTCCTCATCCCCCTGGACGGCTGGAGGTTCGAGGACAAGGCTTTCCAGTGCTCCAACTGGTATCCGCTCAGTCTGAAGGTGAAACAACGAGGTTCATTTATTATCTGTGATCAAAATAATATTGATATGGGGGCAAAAGATTCAAAACGTCTGCGTCTTCTAAAAAAACCTTCCAGCTCTTATTCTTCTGTAAAGCTATTAAATTGTTACTCATGTTTCATTATAAAGTTGCTTATAAGGTTTCCCTCCTTATAAGGTTTCCCACCATATGTCTTTAGGTTTTAATCTGGACACAGTCAGGCTAACTCTTATTTCCAGTCTTTAGCTGAACTAATGGCCTCCAATAAGCACCAGGATGTAGTAAAACTCAATATGAAACATAAGTTAATAAGGTTGatgcattcttttttcttttcttttttttttgttaaatgtaATTTGCCATCTTTGGAATGTCTTTGCAAGAGTAAGTGTTTTGATTGCTTTATGACTACATGTTTTTAATAATACTGTAATGTAATATATATGCATTTATATTTAGTTTTTACTTATTCTTACATCGACCTTCAAACCATGAAAGCCATATggttaaaaataatatttctgCTTATTTTGACTTAATTTCTTTCTGATTTCCTGTTCCAACCTTAGTGTCCTGAAGGTAGCGCTCTGGAGCTGGACTGAGGAATACTGAGCTGCATCAGCGACAGTAAGAATTATACTCTTATATTATAAATCGATCCTTTTCGATTAATGGTTAATCGATTAATGCAtcacaaaaaaatcaattcatgGGTTGAGTCTATGGTTATCATATGGTGACCGTAAACCATCCTAGATGAAGTGATAAGTGATGGTCACTAGAGGGCGGTATAGCACTCATTTTGAACACTTGTTCGGTTTCGGTTAAACCGCTTGTTACAATGATCAAGTGCCTTCATTAAAGTTGCCAAACACCTTCTGTCTGCAAACAATTTAGGACACATGTGTCAGAGTGTAAATATGCTGCATTGTAGTTCTGCACAAGGTGCGTCCTGTGTGTTCTTGAGTGTTTCTGTTAATCAATACATAAGAGACTTAAGGGTTTAATAAGCATGGGTGTGTATTTATGTcaattatttgtgtgtgtgtgtgtgtgtgtgtgtgtgtgcgtgtgtgtgtgtgtgtgcgtgcgtgcgtgcgtgcgtgcgtgcgtgcttagGTGTCTGATGCTAGAAGGAGGCTCTCACAGACAACTCCCATTTCAAAGGGTGACACCAGATTTCACAAAGACCATCCCTTTTTATGAGACAGAGGACTTCTGTTTATTTATGTCATAAATTAATTACACTATTGTTATCTCTATTTACTTGTATTGAATAAACTATGTATGGCTTATGAAACGTGAATGTGTCTGAATGTACACTCTTCATCCTACTGTCATAGTAAGGATAAATACATTCATAATCAAGAAAATGTATTTGTATATATTAGAAACTCCAAAATTTAACATAGATATATCTACAATAGAGCTTAGAGTAATGGTAACATTTAGAGATCACTTTTTTGTGGATAATACATATAGCTGTTTGTTGAACTGGAGTAAATTATTTTATTCTACTCATATTTCGAGTTAATAAAAAAATCCTAAAAAGACATAATAAAGCTAAAATTTACCATTGAACTATATATAAGTGTAAATAGTCCCAGTTTTAAAATCCTGGAAGAGACACTTGATGAGAGTCGCAGGAAAGGAAGTGACTTTAGAATGAGCTCTTGGATGTTTCCGTCTGTACAAAGAAGCCTTTGTAGTGCCAGTGGAAGCCTGCTGGATGTGAAAGAAATCCTCAGGCTCTGGTTTctaaggaaaaaagaaaacctgtaGGAGATCTGCTGATGTCACGCACCCGGTATTCTCCATTAACCCCCTTTTATCTGCTGGGTTTCCACAACGACCAGTGTGAGATCAGCAGTCCTGAGCTATTGATCACGTATTGCTGGAGCAGATCCTCAGGGAAACATGAATATATTTAAAGTTGATTCATCCTGTGGAGGTGAGAGGTCCAGTTTCTCATTTACAGAAAACTTTAGGATGAAAACAGTAATCCTCAGTCAAAATGATGAATAATATTTTTAATCGTCAATACATTGAAGACTTAATTATAAAATCCTGTTCATATAGAAAGGCCAGCAGTGCCGTTTCCAGCGTGTTTCGTCATGGTATTTATGACTCTAGTCCACGTGCACAGAGGTGAGATGCTGGCTGGATCACTCTGCCATCACTAAGTGGCAAAATTTCCACATAAAATGGACCACAGCCCTCAAGTTGACTCCTGCCAAGATCCAAAAAACTTTTCTTTCTGCACTATGAGAACCAACCAGGACAGAGAAAGGCCGCTCAGGATGCTGCAAGCACGTTCAAAACCAGCGCTTACATCTCACTCCAGCAGTGACACAACggtgaaaaaagagaagaaacatgCACAAACGTCCCAGTTAGCATACGGGTCCAGGGATAAAGACATGCTGTCAACTGCAAAATCataataaacaataataatcaAAAGTACCTAATCTCCTTTACTGATTCAATGACATGGAGCTGGTTATGTCCAacagtaaataataataagttACAGGTAAATCTCTTTAAAAGACAATCATACCGGAACATAAGACTGCACTCATTTTGGTCAAAatataacatttttaaaagtttgcaGTATAATTAGAAGATAAAATAGCAAAAATATACAAACCAAGATGAAATCCCCTTTTTTGTATCCCGTATACATACATAAATATCCAAACTAGATATGATTTTAAACTACTGTATCACAATATTAAACATAGATGCAGGTGCTCAAATATAATAGAAAACAATGACATTGTGCCATTTCCCTCCTTGCACTGTTTTGCCCTTTCTGAGTGGTCGCTATAACAACAGGCTGTCCATTCTTCCATCAAAACAAAGCCGGATTTT
Protein-coding sequences here:
- the sytl3 gene encoding synaptotagmin-like protein 3, producing the protein MSASDCSLKMDLGLLQSQERERVLEVLRRDKQLRTIEENRIRRMKHELQELRRRGAKSYTRQYGERTCARCQRPLGKFWNSGAVCFGCSHRICSRCRVGVGTEDWRCTVCHACREVKFRSGDWFIEMRANKFPVTADKYETTGEKLLQAYSIHSSHISVIPPTPPPHMDQQFLSRLGDFKDSKPFTKSVEDLMVSFTSQIKKISTSQNDVRGDLLSVNSNRRRSHFQYSTQKSLSDTEINKSGHLYHGPSLPNLFKKDSDQEESSTGAEEETSFGSDYSIGKRGSNSSNSTDCGVFESVSVTGELELSLSYNAKNSCLEVTVGAGRNLSYGDPKKKKCHPYVKLCVLPEKSSKLKTAVKKNTTDPIFNEVLKYRIERHLLLGKRLQASVWHSRTLKRKSFLGEVLIPLDGWRFEDKAFQCSNWYPLSLKCPEGSALELD